CGCGAATCAGCGCCCCGTGTACCTTGCAACTGTGTGGATGAGAGGTGGATACAACAAAGCGTACGCCCACAAGGGGACTGAATCGCGCCGCTGTGTCTCTTGGCGGGGCCGACGGGACTCGAACCCGCGACCTCTGGCTTGACAGGCCAGTGTGCTAACCAGCTGCACCACGACCCCTATCCTTCGTGGGCGATACTGGACTCGAACCAGTGACCTCCTGCTTGTAAGGCAGGCGCTCTGAACCACCTGAGCTAACCGCCCGTCTCCCATGTATCAAGAGGGCGACGAAGTCATTCCCGTACGTTGATCCCCTGGCTTTTTGCCTCTCCACAGTATCGCAAGGGGCATGATAACGCAATAACCCGCTACCAACAAGATCGGCGCCACGGTCATGGTCAAGAAACCGTTCACCGGCGGCTGCGCCAAGCAGATATAGCCCACCACGATAACCACCAGCCCGATGGCGGCCAGGACATAGTTAGTCTTCGTCAGGGCAATTCCCTGGCGTCGTGCCTGCGCCGTGTGCTTCTTCGTGTCCTTGTCCTTTTTCATCGCCGGGGTCAAATATACAGAAAAATATGCTCATTGTCAAGCGCAAAAAGCCGGTAGGCACGCTATGAGTTCAGAGCTCCACTTTTGTACGCGTTATTGCCTCCACTAGGACGTAGAAAGGACGGCTTGGTCTTTTGAGCCCCCTGCCTCGGTGGCTTCGACCAAAACCCGACTCTCACCTTCGTCTGCCCAGCAGTGTCCGACCAACTCTCCGCGAGCGCTTGGAGGTCAAAGTTCGACTGACAGAGTTCTTGCCTTGGCGCATTTTGCGGACTGATCCGTGGAGGGATCCCTTTGACCTTTTGCCTAGATTCGGGGAACTGCTTATCCGGCAGCTTTAATTAGCGTGGTAATCCAGGGCAGCACTTCCGGGTATTGACCCGCGTCCAGAACGAACTGTTGGCCGCGGGCGGCTGTGCGAAGAATCACGCGGTCCCCCTGCAAACTCCAGCGGGACCGATTCCCGTGGAAAGAGAGAGCTTCCCTCCCCTGT
The nucleotide sequence above comes from candidate division KSB1 bacterium. Encoded proteins:
- a CDS encoding DUF3098 domain-containing protein; translation: MKKDKDTKKHTAQARRQGIALTKTNYVLAAIGLVVIVVGYICLAQPPVNGFLTMTVAPILLVAGYCVIMPLAILWRGKKPGDQRTGMTSSPS